A window of Candidatus Jettenia caeni contains these coding sequences:
- a CDS encoding electron transport complex produces MLNQVQDKSILIASASPHIRDTDSIPRIMWAVVLSLVPAGIAGIFTFGYYCLYVILLSIVSAIFTEALILWMRKISVISTLKDGSAVVTGILLAYTLPPGVSWYIPVIGSFFAIAIVKHAFGGLGNNIWNPALAARAFLQTAYPAALNSDWRVLQHGIGNLFHNITEIDPEGNMVDAVTRATPLAKEAGAEAYHFMQLLIGSVPGCIGETSTIALLLGGAYLIYKRYINWYVPAYYIATVFIMVLILPSQIKTPWANNPFYHILAGGLILGAFFMATDMVTSPLTKSGLIIFAVGTGVLTVLIRFYSGYPEGVCYSLLLMNTATPLIDRFTKPRLYGTRIKKA; encoded by the coding sequence ATGTTAAACCAAGTTCAAGATAAAAGTATTTTAATTGCTAGCGCATCCCCTCATATTCGTGATACAGACAGTATTCCACGGATAATGTGGGCCGTGGTACTCTCTTTAGTTCCTGCCGGGATCGCCGGTATCTTTACCTTCGGATATTACTGTCTGTACGTCATTTTATTAAGCATTGTAAGTGCTATTTTCACTGAAGCGCTTATTCTATGGATGCGAAAGATATCAGTCATAAGTACCTTGAAGGACGGTAGCGCTGTTGTTACGGGTATCTTATTAGCATATACCTTACCTCCTGGCGTGTCATGGTATATACCTGTAATCGGCTCTTTCTTTGCAATTGCCATTGTAAAACATGCTTTTGGAGGACTTGGAAATAACATCTGGAACCCGGCGTTGGCAGCACGCGCATTCCTGCAAACTGCTTATCCTGCCGCTCTTAATTCAGATTGGCGTGTCTTACAACATGGAATTGGCAATCTTTTTCATAACATAACAGAAATTGACCCTGAAGGAAATATGGTAGATGCTGTAACAAGAGCAACACCGCTAGCAAAAGAGGCAGGGGCAGAAGCATACCATTTCATGCAACTCCTCATAGGAAGCGTACCAGGCTGTATCGGTGAAACTTCCACAATTGCCTTATTGTTGGGTGGCGCCTATCTAATCTATAAACGTTACATAAACTGGTATGTACCAGCTTATTATATAGCTACGGTTTTTATTATGGTTTTAATTTTACCCTCACAAATAAAAACACCATGGGCCAATAATCCCTTTTATCACATTCTTGCAGGAGGGTTGATTCTTGGGGCGTTTTTTATGGCAACAGATATGGTTACCTCTCCCTTAACAAAATCAGGGCTTATCATTTTTGCTGTTGGTACAGGTGTATTAACAGTACTGATTCGTTTTTATTCTGGCTACCCAGAGGGTGTGTGTTATTCTCTATTGCTTATGAACACAGCAACACCTCTTATTGATCGATTCACAAAACCCCGGCTATACGGTACCAGAATAAAGAAAGCTTAA